A region of the Candidatus Finniella inopinata genome:
AAAAAGAATATGGCAGGCACATAGACGGAATAAGCTGAGAAATCAAAAGGGGTGTTGTTTTCATCGGGTAACAAAGAGGCCATAAAGAAAGAACAATCAATCACGCACACATTCATTAGAAGCGCCCCTCATCCCTCATACGAATAATGTCCTCGACCGAGCCAAAAGGGTTGGTTTTAAAAAGCGTTTTGAGTTTTTCATAAGCAAAGGACTGAAACCCTCTATTATAATCTTCAATAGACATAATGACAGCGACTTCTTGATGTCGATTGGTCACGATGTACTTTTGTCCTTTCTGGACGTTCCTCATCACCTCAGGCAAATGGGTTTTGGCTTCGAACATTCCAATTGTTTGCATATAACACCTATATGATAAATCTAGTTTGTTAAACTAGTTTAGTTTGTTTGGGCAAAAAGTCAAGTTAGAGGATTAAGTATGGTCATAACGCTCATACAGGAAAATACATCCCGGTGCCCATGGTTATGATGGTTATTTAATCATGAGGTAATCACGAGGAACGAGAGCTTTGGCGAACATAAGATAAAATACCGCGGGGTGGGTCCTGTTATTCCTGTTTTTAACAGGGCAATAAAAAGAGCATGTAGTGCTCGATCATCACAAGAACCCCAATCTAAAGGACAAAGAAATGGAAACAGGCCCCGGTGGTCATTGTTATCATTGTTTTTAACAATGAAATAACAATAGAAGCCTTGGGTCCATAATCACCAGG
Encoded here:
- a CDS encoding type II toxin-antitoxin system Phd/YefM family antitoxin, which produces MQTIGMFEAKTHLPEVMRNVQKGQKYIVTNRHQEVAVIMSIEDYNRGFQSFAYEKLKTLFKTNPFGSVEDIIRMRDEGRF